One window from the genome of Mucilaginibacter ginsenosidivorans encodes:
- a CDS encoding LOG family protein yields the protein MKSICIFCGANLNGDPALKQAAELLTEVMADRNMSLVFGGGKVGMMGLLADNMLRRGAKVIGVIPQFLMDKEVGHTGLTQLHVVETMHQRKQLMNDLCDGIIMLPGGFGTLEEFFEALTWLQLGLHSKPIGVLNINGFYDFLLKQMDVMVEQQFLKPANRRLVITSADPVELISLMEDFDGKPDEVWFRDRNLT from the coding sequence ATGAAATCCATCTGCATTTTCTGCGGTGCCAATCTTAATGGCGATCCGGCATTGAAACAGGCAGCCGAACTTTTAACCGAAGTGATGGCCGACCGCAACATGTCCCTTGTTTTTGGTGGTGGTAAAGTGGGTATGATGGGCCTTTTGGCCGATAACATGCTGCGGCGCGGCGCTAAAGTCATTGGCGTGATACCCCAATTTTTGATGGATAAGGAAGTCGGTCATACTGGTTTGACCCAATTGCACGTGGTCGAGACCATGCATCAGCGTAAACAATTGATGAACGATCTTTGCGATGGCATCATTATGCTCCCCGGTGGTTTTGGAACATTGGAAGAATTTTTTGAGGCGCTTACCTGGCTGCAATTAGGCCTGCACAGCAAACCTATCGGCGTTTTAAATATCAACGGCTTTTACGATTTCCTGCTGAAGCAAATGGATGTAATGGTAGAACAGCAATTTCTGAAACCTGCCAACCGCAGGCTCGTGATAACTTCCGCCGATCCTGTCGAATTGATCAGCCTGATGGAAGATTTTGACGGCAAACCGGACGAAGTTTGGTTCCGCGACAGGAACCTGACTTAA
- a CDS encoding M16 family metallopeptidase produces the protein MVKFTRFTLDNGLRVLVHEDHTTPMAVLNILYDVGARDEDPDKTGFAHLFEHLMFGGSVNIPQYDEPLQRVGGENNAFTTNDITNYYITLPSVNIETAFWLESDRMLSLAFNEKSLEVQRNVVIEEFKQRYLNQPYGDVWLKLRPLVYKTHPYRWATIGKELKHIEDARIEDVKAFFKKHYNPQNAIMVVGGNIDTQKAKELAEKWFGPIPAGEKYHRDLPQEHSQQEERRDTVTAKVPLNDLYIAFHMPARLEDGYYEMDLVSDVLSRGNSSRLYRSLVKDKQLFSEIHAYNMGSFDRGMFVVEGKPLENVSIEKAEVAIWDELERLKSEQIPDDELTKVKNKTESTMVFSEMSLLDKAMNLAQFELFGDADMLNQETDKYLAVTAEAIQQQARQVFRKDNSSTLVYLADRN, from the coding sequence ATGGTTAAATTCACCCGTTTTACACTGGACAACGGCTTGCGTGTGCTGGTCCACGAGGACCATACAACGCCAATGGCCGTCCTGAATATATTATACGATGTTGGCGCCCGCGATGAGGACCCGGATAAAACAGGTTTTGCACACTTGTTTGAACACCTGATGTTTGGCGGATCGGTCAATATACCCCAATACGACGAGCCCCTGCAACGTGTGGGCGGCGAAAATAACGCTTTTACTACTAACGATATTACCAACTATTATATCACTTTACCCTCTGTCAATATCGAGACGGCCTTCTGGCTCGAAAGCGACCGTATGCTTAGCCTTGCTTTCAATGAGAAAAGCCTGGAAGTACAGCGCAATGTGGTGATAGAGGAGTTTAAACAGCGCTATCTTAACCAGCCTTATGGTGATGTCTGGCTGAAATTGCGCCCGCTGGTTTATAAAACGCATCCCTACCGCTGGGCCACCATCGGTAAAGAACTAAAGCATATCGAAGATGCCCGGATAGAAGATGTCAAAGCATTCTTCAAAAAGCACTATAACCCGCAAAACGCCATCATGGTAGTGGGCGGTAATATCGATACTCAAAAAGCAAAAGAACTTGCTGAAAAATGGTTTGGCCCTATACCTGCAGGTGAAAAGTATCACCGCGACCTGCCGCAGGAGCACTCACAGCAGGAAGAGCGCCGCGATACCGTGACCGCCAAAGTACCGTTGAATGATTTATATATTGCCTTTCACATGCCGGCGCGCCTGGAGGATGGCTATTATGAAATGGACCTGGTATCCGATGTCCTTTCACGCGGTAATTCGTCACGCCTGTACCGTAGCCTGGTAAAAGATAAGCAGCTATTCAGCGAGATCCATGCTTATAATATGGGCAGTTTTGACCGTGGAATGTTCGTTGTAGAAGGCAAACCGCTTGAAAATGTGAGCATAGAGAAGGCCGAGGTAGCAATTTGGGATGAACTGGAGAGATTAAAGAGTGAACAGATCCCGGATGACGAACTGACCAAGGTGAAGAACAAGACCGAATCGACCATGGTATTTTCCGAAATGTCGTTGCTGGACAAAGCCATGAACCTGGCCCAGTTCGAACTTTTCGGTGATGCGGATATGTTGAACCAGGAAACGGATAAATACCTGGCTGTAACCGCCGAAGCCATACAACAACAGGCCCGGCAGGTTTTCAGGAAGGACAATTCATCAACCTTAGTTTATCTCGCTGATAGAAATTAA
- a CDS encoding M16 family metallopeptidase, with translation MILNRTIAPESKPVESITLIKPEHIKLDNGCNIFSFNSGDQELVRIEWIFQNLRFDPAKPLLNVAVNTMLTEGTSEMSASEIADRIDFYGAFLQVDYGYDHSQVVLYTLNRHLAKTLPVVKAIIGDSVFPESELETFIRNQQQKLQVSLQKNDVLARRAFNKAIYGDTIYGLAANFEDYKTLHRDDMLAHFKKMYQPSNCTILVAGKVDAEALQLVSAAFGAEWPNYTVAADTGNPDMQPAGEHFYFIEKPEALQSAIRMGLPMINRTHPDFPALQVLNTVLGGYFGSRLMANIREDKGYTYGIGSGLSSLEKGGAMFIASEVGADVCRAAVAEIEKEISVLKTELIPEEELSLVRNYMMGSLLGSLENVFSHVDKFKSIYFSGLGYDYYDRYTETVKKATPEDMIALANKYLDLDKFYRVIVGKY, from the coding sequence ATGATACTGAATAGAACAATAGCTCCCGAATCGAAACCGGTTGAAAGCATAACGCTGATCAAACCGGAGCATATTAAACTGGATAACGGGTGTAATATATTTTCGTTCAACTCGGGTGACCAGGAACTGGTGCGCATCGAATGGATATTTCAAAACCTGCGTTTCGATCCGGCAAAACCGCTGCTTAACGTTGCGGTAAATACCATGCTGACCGAAGGAACGTCCGAAATGTCCGCTTCAGAAATTGCCGATCGTATCGACTTTTACGGGGCTTTCCTGCAGGTTGACTATGGGTATGACCACTCGCAGGTGGTGCTTTACACACTTAACAGGCACCTGGCGAAAACGCTGCCCGTGGTCAAGGCAATTATAGGTGATTCGGTCTTCCCGGAAAGCGAGCTGGAAACCTTTATCCGCAACCAGCAACAAAAACTGCAGGTGAGTTTGCAAAAGAACGATGTTTTAGCGCGTCGTGCCTTCAATAAAGCGATATACGGCGACACCATATACGGACTGGCAGCAAATTTTGAAGATTATAAAACCCTGCATCGCGATGATATGCTGGCTCATTTCAAAAAAATGTATCAGCCGTCAAACTGCACCATTTTGGTAGCCGGCAAGGTCGATGCGGAAGCGTTGCAACTCGTCAGCGCAGCTTTTGGAGCAGAATGGCCGAACTATACTGTAGCTGCTGACACAGGTAACCCGGATATGCAACCGGCTGGCGAGCATTTTTACTTTATCGAAAAACCCGAAGCGCTGCAGTCAGCTATCCGAATGGGGTTGCCGATGATAAACCGCACACATCCCGATTTTCCGGCTTTGCAGGTGCTTAACACGGTTTTAGGTGGCTACTTTGGCTCAAGACTGATGGCTAATATCCGCGAGGACAAGGGTTACACGTATGGCATAGGCTCGGGTTTGAGTTCGCTCGAAAAAGGCGGGGCCATGTTCATAGCATCCGAAGTTGGCGCCGATGTATGCCGTGCCGCAGTTGCCGAAATAGAAAAGGAGATCAGCGTGCTCAAAACCGAACTGATACCCGAAGAAGAACTGTCACTGGTGCGAAACTATATGATGGGGTCGCTGCTGGGTAGCCTTGAAAATGTTTTTTCGCACGTTGATAAGTTCAAAAGCATTTATTTCTCGGGCCTTGGTTACGATTATTATGACCGGTATACGGAAACCGTAAAAAAAGCGACCCCGGAAGATATGATCGCCTTAGCTAATAAATACCTCGACCTTGATAAATTTTACAGGGTTATCGTAGGGAAATATTGA
- a CDS encoding cupin domain-containing protein: MQISVNDALNQLGNDKVELFKKVLEHGTMSVELYRPLITDTQSPHTQDELYVIIKGTGEFVNGNKRTDFNPGDVLFVAAGTEHRFENFSSDFLTWVIFYGPDGGEK, encoded by the coding sequence ATGCAAATAAGTGTTAATGACGCGTTAAACCAATTAGGCAATGACAAAGTCGAACTGTTCAAAAAGGTGCTGGAGCATGGTACGATGTCGGTAGAGCTATACCGGCCATTAATTACCGACACTCAAAGTCCGCATACGCAGGATGAACTTTATGTGATTATAAAAGGCACCGGTGAATTTGTAAATGGAAACAAACGCACCGACTTTAACCCGGGTGATGTACTTTTTGTAGCTGCTGGAACAGAACACCGCTTTGAAAATTTCAGCAGTGATTTTTTGACCTGGGTAATATTTTACGGCCCTGATGGTGGGGAGAAATAA
- the guaB gene encoding IMP dehydrogenase, with amino-acid sequence MQLDPSKFVAEGLTYDDVLLLPAYSEVLPRDVDTRSFLTKKIRLNIPLVSAAMDTVTEASLAIALAQAGGLGMLHKNMTIQQQADEVRKVKRSESGMIQDPVTLNADAIVADAFKIMKEFRIGGIPIVNGDQQLMGIITNRDLRFQKDASKSVSEVMTKGNLVTAPEGTTLMQAEEILQNHKIEKLPVVNGGGKLVGLITYKDIQKFKNFPIACKDEHGRLRVGAAVGVTADTMKRVEALVKAGVDVIAIDTAHGHSKGVINMLKEVKAKYPDLQVIAGNIATADGAVALAQAGADAVKVGIGPGSICTTRIIAGVGVPQLYAVYECAKALQGTGVPVIADGGIKHTGDIAKAIAAGASSVMAGSLFAGVEESPGETIIYEGRRFKSYRGMGSIEAMEQGSKDRYFQDVEDDIKKLVPEGIVGRVPLKGTLAEVVYQYVGGLRASMGYCGAGDIAALQQARFVRITSAGIRESHPHDITITKEAPNYTR; translated from the coding sequence ATGCAATTAGATCCCTCCAAATTTGTCGCCGAAGGTTTAACTTATGACGACGTTTTATTACTCCCGGCTTATTCTGAAGTGTTGCCCCGCGATGTGGACACGCGTTCTTTTTTAACCAAAAAGATCAGGCTGAATATCCCGCTTGTTTCGGCAGCTATGGATACCGTTACCGAAGCTTCGCTGGCTATAGCCCTTGCACAAGCCGGCGGCCTCGGCATGCTTCACAAAAACATGACCATACAACAGCAGGCAGATGAGGTGCGAAAGGTAAAACGTTCGGAAAGCGGCATGATACAGGACCCTGTAACCCTAAATGCGGACGCCATTGTGGCCGACGCCTTTAAAATTATGAAGGAGTTCCGCATAGGAGGGATACCTATTGTTAATGGTGATCAGCAATTAATGGGAATCATTACCAACCGCGATCTTCGCTTTCAAAAGGACGCCAGTAAATCGGTAAGCGAGGTGATGACTAAGGGTAACCTGGTTACCGCGCCCGAGGGCACAACGCTGATGCAGGCCGAGGAAATATTGCAAAACCACAAAATAGAAAAGCTTCCGGTGGTGAATGGCGGAGGTAAACTGGTTGGGTTGATAACCTACAAGGATATCCAGAAATTTAAAAACTTCCCCATTGCCTGTAAAGACGAACATGGCCGCCTGCGGGTTGGGGCTGCAGTTGGCGTTACAGCCGACACGATGAAACGTGTTGAAGCGCTTGTAAAAGCTGGAGTCGACGTTATTGCCATCGATACAGCGCATGGGCATTCCAAAGGCGTTATTAATATGCTGAAGGAAGTAAAAGCAAAATATCCTGATCTTCAGGTTATTGCAGGTAATATAGCCACTGCCGATGGTGCCGTTGCTTTAGCACAGGCAGGAGCAGACGCCGTTAAAGTAGGTATTGGGCCCGGCTCCATTTGTACTACGCGTATCATCGCCGGTGTAGGGGTGCCGCAGCTATACGCGGTTTACGAATGCGCCAAAGCGTTGCAGGGCACGGGCGTTCCGGTAATTGCTGACGGCGGCATCAAACATACAGGTGATATTGCCAAGGCAATAGCGGCCGGCGCAAGTTCGGTAATGGCGGGCTCATTATTTGCAGGTGTCGAAGAATCACCCGGCGAAACCATCATTTATGAAGGCCGCCGTTTTAAATCATACCGCGGGATGGGTTCCATCGAAGCGATGGAGCAGGGGTCTAAAGACCGCTATTTCCAGGACGTAGAGGACGATATCAAAAAATTGGTGCCCGAAGGCATCGTAGGCCGTGTACCCTTAAAGGGTACCCTTGCTGAAGTGGTTTACCAGTATGTAGGCGGATTGAGAGCAAGTATGGGCTATTGCGGCGCCGGCGATATCGCAGCTTTGCAACAGGCGCGTTTTGTACGCATCACATCGGCCGGTATCCGCGAGTCGCACCCGCACGATATCACGATAACAAAGGAAGCACCAAATTATACGCGTTAA